A region of Paenibacillus sp. JNUCC-31 DNA encodes the following proteins:
- a CDS encoding immunity 53 family protein has translation MMNTLKWLQNWYLENCNGDWEHSYGVKIDTVDNPGWSVRIDLKDTFLEDVPFDMIEEERNEEDWFYCIVRDRVFHGAGGATNLEEVLDCFKNWVSSVERS, from the coding sequence ATGATGAACACATTAAAATGGCTTCAAAACTGGTATCTTGAAAACTGTAATGGTGATTGGGAGCATTCATACGGTGTTAAAATTGATACTGTGGATAATCCCGGTTGGTCTGTCAGAATCGATTTGAAAGATACTTTTTTAGAGGATGTTCCGTTTGATATGATCGAAGAAGAGAGAAATGAAGAAGATTGGTTCTATTGTATTGTGAGGGATAGAGTGTTTCACGGTGCAGGTGGAGCAACAAATTTGGAAGAAGTACTCGACTGCTTCAAAAATTGGGTTTCGAGTGTAGAGAGAAGTTAA
- a CDS encoding TetR/AcrR family transcriptional regulator translates to MGLKVRNIRTTRTRESIFESLFELMEEKDFDKITIQNLTERAQINRATFYAHFQDKYELLDEIIKKSAEELIQQHTNGVCTFTKDNMMQLVFAAFEYHQQVKKKCRRNYNRIIPLLSSKLVNALKHYLNLCMQEISSDERTLYVQIYANMINEAVTLHTAEQIKLTEQSIAEHIVQMMNLD, encoded by the coding sequence ATGGGACTTAAAGTAAGAAATATTCGTACAACTCGAACAAGAGAATCCATTTTTGAGTCACTTTTTGAACTGATGGAAGAAAAAGATTTTGATAAAATAACAATACAAAATTTAACGGAACGAGCCCAAATCAATCGGGCAACTTTCTATGCTCATTTCCAAGATAAATATGAATTGTTGGATGAGATTATAAAAAAATCAGCGGAAGAACTTATTCAACAACATACTAATGGTGTGTGTACTTTTACAAAAGATAATATGATGCAATTAGTATTCGCAGCATTTGAGTATCATCAACAAGTCAAAAAGAAATGTCGCCGTAACTATAACAGAATTATTCCTCTACTCTCTTCAAAATTAGTCAATGCACTAAAGCATTATTTGAATCTTTGTATGCAGGAAATATCCTCTGATGAACGTACTTTGTACGTACAAATCTATGCCAACATGATTAATGAAGCAGTTACTTTGCATACTGCTGAACAAATTAAACTAACAGAACAAAGTATAGCAGAGCATATTGTTCAAATGATGAACCTGGACTAA
- a CDS encoding DNRLRE domain-containing protein — translation MRKKHKFWNKVISLIIAGSLISTSSLNNTTAWGSPSAERSTLQESNTSDDSNLSSNNTPKEIASLRSEKSKTFANENGTYTTQISETPIHYQDPSNQEWKPIDNRLNTTSQTAYNNDHEFKVEMNKKHSVSDNLIEIKEDKFRIGLNPIAETNTLTTTQSISSTKPAGIVKNNVMTYKGLYPDTDLIYTLGNDRLKEELKLSKKPTGKKSVIYSFSLTLGNLDYRQEQDGSVSLINPSTGDIEYIIDKPLMYDSFIPEGYQQVEGVNAYPEESLSYDIHYELKEKKGQLYIDVIPSIAWLNDASRVYPVTIDPTIVKFQPTYRLADTNIRSAFPKQTGATDTTLGVGLYKDATSSNVIRSLIQFDTSTIPQGAKVLTADLNLWLASVSNNTNVDITLNSVNKAWTEYSASWMYADATNLWSKQGGDFNASQVATTAVGPLTSLAANYKWSLPANMLEKWINDPTTNKGFMLKSNSETTNSYKKFISGDDTANPDYTPLLSVTYTSASRLGLKDYWTYDSHPIANGTSYTNLGTGNNIIQFNDYSLTGRGDTSVDFMRTYNSKSSESSPFGYGWYYTGGETIVDAYKTGDVLFTDHTGSAYEFKYNASNNTYTPSAGEYLTLNKVKSSSGATTGYDLTDKHGYLMHFDTVSNDDQVSITQAKLSYEQDMHGNRITYKRNGDGALTGIEDPSGRTIAFEYTSDGLVDYAMLEGRKTDYTYQNGKLVTVDQYSEDGTYSRTQFSYGGNYIKTIFDPNNRLTTYTYDQEYLVKVQEPSTVSVTDASDRPATQYKYDTTARTADVTNANGHTTNYTLNANFVAEKIQDAKGEITQFVLDANYNVKKVTNPDGTVAEQTYDSKGNVLTQIDEVGNVTTYEYDDLNHVLKEIDPSQNVTNYSYTAAGDLETIVDAKQKVTRYEYDAYGNLKKTTYPDQSIETYSYDDKGNDIKSIIDAAGNTTTVTTDAVGNMTANTDGNNNRTDYHYDKLNRLKSVIDPKQKETTYEYDTAGNLTKTINPKQAVVQYEYNGQNQLMKKTDAIGKVTDNKYDSNGNLMETTTPNGNTISSTFTALDQLKTISIDGQQKWSYEYDENGLLVNVNNGARSFTYKSDGLPETEVDRGHQKSYDYNANSGLQELSYSTGAHSSTVNYDYTELDQVKSISKDNQNLISYQYNDMGAMEQADRANGIVTKADYDTGEQLRTYGDYSSTGSVLREYEYTYDSNENVKTIHSELGDTAYEYDTLNQLEQETLPDGTTIKYQYDDVGNRTQKVVVTNGQEQTTVYEHNNANQLTSVNGQSYQYDNNGNLLNDGKQTYIYDELDQLIEVQDQSGQRIQHYSYDEQGRRIQSIGQSGTTNFFYDGDEVIYETDGNNKTLREYTWDDSGSPVAMTKDGHTYYYHLNGHGDVVSLTDQTGNEVVQYEYDAWGNIVNQSGSLADENPYRYASYRYNTETGLYYLMTRNYNPQLGSFISLDSEQDMDLDNPLNRNGYSYGLNNPVAFVDDDGNNPFIIFVIVFVVKVVVKKVVKAAVKKTAKKAAGKAIKKATHGNSKASKKTQHGYEISEKSTGDVVKTGISGQKLNKNGTSPRANSQVNKWNKNAGTNKYEARVVKSKMRNRQQALEWEKKNAQKLWDKGNSMSKHQRPRPWE, via the coding sequence ATGAGAAAGAAACACAAATTTTGGAATAAGGTGATCAGCTTAATTATTGCTGGCTCCTTGATTTCTACATCATCGCTAAATAATACCACTGCTTGGGGGAGCCCCTCAGCCGAAAGATCAACACTTCAAGAAAGCAACACTTCAGACGATTCTAACTTGTCGTCCAACAACACCCCAAAAGAGATTGCTTCGCTCCGAAGTGAAAAATCGAAGACATTCGCAAATGAGAATGGAACGTACACAACTCAAATTTCTGAAACTCCCATTCACTATCAAGATCCCTCAAATCAAGAGTGGAAGCCGATTGATAACCGTTTAAACACGACGAGTCAAACGGCTTACAATAACGATCATGAATTCAAAGTAGAAATGAACAAGAAGCATTCTGTTTCTGATAATTTGATAGAGATCAAAGAGGATAAATTCCGCATTGGTCTAAACCCCATAGCGGAAACAAATACGTTAACAACTACGCAAAGCATCTCTAGCACAAAGCCGGCAGGGATTGTTAAGAATAATGTAATGACGTATAAGGGGCTTTATCCCGATACTGATTTAATTTATACCCTGGGAAACGATAGACTCAAAGAAGAGCTTAAACTCAGCAAAAAGCCGACAGGAAAAAAGTCAGTGATTTACTCCTTTTCCTTAACTCTGGGTAATTTGGATTATCGCCAGGAACAGGATGGCTCCGTTTCCTTGATTAACCCATCTACTGGCGATATTGAATATATCATCGATAAACCGTTAATGTATGACTCTTTTATACCCGAAGGTTATCAGCAGGTAGAGGGAGTTAATGCTTACCCTGAAGAATCTCTTTCCTACGATATTCACTATGAATTGAAAGAGAAAAAGGGACAGTTATACATTGACGTGATCCCAAGTATCGCATGGCTTAATGATGCATCTCGTGTATACCCAGTCACCATCGATCCGACGATTGTTAAATTTCAACCGACATACCGCTTAGCGGATACCAATATACGTAGTGCTTTTCCCAAACAAACCGGAGCAACCGATACGACACTAGGTGTTGGTCTATATAAAGACGCTACTAGCTCTAATGTCATCCGTTCTCTCATTCAGTTTGATACATCGACCATCCCACAGGGGGCAAAGGTGTTAACGGCTGACTTGAACCTCTGGTTAGCTTCCGTTTCAAATAATACTAATGTAGATATCACACTAAATAGTGTCAATAAAGCATGGACAGAATACTCTGCATCCTGGATGTATGCAGATGCTACGAACTTGTGGAGTAAACAGGGTGGAGATTTCAATGCTTCGCAAGTCGCTACAACTGCAGTTGGACCGTTAACCTCACTTGCAGCAAATTATAAGTGGTCTTTGCCTGCGAATATGTTAGAAAAGTGGATAAATGATCCTACAACAAACAAAGGTTTTATGTTGAAAAGCAATTCAGAAACAACTAACAGCTACAAGAAGTTTATATCCGGTGATGACACGGCCAATCCAGATTACACGCCGCTTTTAAGCGTGACATACACCTCTGCTAGCCGACTTGGTCTAAAAGATTATTGGACATATGATAGTCATCCGATAGCTAACGGAACTAGTTATACCAATTTGGGCACGGGGAACAATATCATCCAGTTTAATGATTATTCCTTAACAGGTAGAGGAGATACCTCCGTAGACTTCATGCGGACATATAATTCAAAATCTAGCGAGTCTTCACCGTTTGGCTACGGATGGTATTATACGGGTGGTGAAACCATCGTAGATGCTTACAAAACCGGAGACGTATTGTTTACAGACCACACTGGATCTGCTTATGAATTCAAATATAACGCATCAAACAATACGTATACGCCTTCAGCGGGCGAATATCTGACACTAAACAAGGTGAAAAGTAGCTCAGGGGCCACGACGGGTTATGACTTAACGGACAAACATGGATACCTGATGCATTTCGATACGGTTTCTAACGATGATCAAGTAAGCATCACTCAAGCCAAACTCAGTTATGAACAAGATATGCATGGAAACCGAATTACGTATAAACGGAATGGGGACGGAGCACTAACGGGTATAGAGGACCCATCAGGACGTACCATTGCATTTGAATATACTTCAGATGGGTTAGTTGATTATGCCATGCTAGAAGGGCGGAAAACGGATTATACGTATCAGAATGGAAAGTTAGTCACTGTAGATCAGTATAGTGAGGATGGCACTTATAGCCGAACTCAGTTTAGTTATGGTGGAAATTACATTAAAACCATTTTTGACCCGAATAATCGATTAACCACGTATACCTATGATCAAGAGTACTTGGTTAAAGTGCAGGAACCTTCAACCGTTTCGGTTACAGATGCAAGTGACCGGCCGGCAACCCAGTACAAATATGACACCACTGCACGTACAGCAGACGTAACAAATGCAAACGGCCATACGACAAACTATACGCTGAACGCTAACTTTGTGGCGGAGAAAATCCAAGATGCCAAGGGTGAAATCACTCAGTTTGTCCTAGATGCAAACTATAATGTCAAGAAAGTAACCAATCCAGATGGAACTGTTGCTGAGCAGACATATGATAGTAAAGGTAATGTTCTAACTCAAATCGATGAGGTTGGAAATGTTACAACTTATGAGTACGACGACTTGAATCATGTTCTCAAAGAAATTGATCCTAGCCAAAATGTGACCAATTACTCGTATACCGCAGCTGGTGATCTGGAAACCATCGTGGATGCCAAGCAAAAGGTTACACGTTATGAATATGACGCCTATGGAAACTTAAAAAAGACGACGTATCCAGACCAATCAATAGAAACGTACAGCTACGATGATAAAGGTAACGATATCAAATCGATAATTGATGCAGCAGGGAACACAACAACAGTAACAACAGATGCGGTTGGGAATATGACCGCAAATACCGACGGAAATAACAATCGTACTGATTACCATTATGATAAGTTAAATCGCCTGAAATCAGTAATTGATCCCAAGCAAAAAGAGACAACGTATGAGTATGATACAGCCGGAAACTTGACTAAAACGATTAATCCAAAACAGGCTGTAGTTCAGTATGAATACAATGGTCAAAATCAGTTAATGAAAAAGACCGATGCCATTGGCAAGGTGACTGATAACAAATATGATTCAAATGGCAACCTAATGGAGACCACGACTCCTAATGGGAACACAATCTCTTCAACCTTCACGGCCTTGGATCAACTCAAAACTATAAGTATAGATGGGCAACAAAAGTGGTCTTACGAATATGATGAGAATGGGTTACTTGTCAATGTAAATAATGGTGCCCGTTCCTTCACGTATAAGTCTGACGGATTGCCTGAAACAGAGGTAGATAGAGGACATCAAAAGTCGTATGACTATAATGCGAATAGTGGACTTCAGGAGCTCTCATATTCAACTGGTGCACATTCGTCTACTGTAAATTATGATTACACGGAGTTAGATCAAGTAAAAAGTATTTCCAAAGATAATCAAAACCTCATTTCTTATCAGTACAATGATATGGGTGCAATGGAACAAGCCGATCGAGCAAACGGAATTGTAACCAAGGCTGACTACGATACGGGGGAACAGTTGCGCACTTACGGTGATTACTCCAGCACAGGAAGTGTACTTCGCGAGTACGAATACACGTATGACTCTAATGAGAATGTAAAGACAATTCATTCAGAATTAGGTGATACAGCGTATGAGTACGATACGCTTAACCAACTCGAACAAGAAACTCTACCCGATGGGACAACAATTAAATACCAATATGACGACGTGGGTAATCGGACACAAAAAGTCGTTGTCACCAATGGGCAGGAGCAAACCACTGTATACGAGCATAATAACGCCAATCAATTAACTTCTGTTAATGGACAATCTTATCAATATGACAATAATGGAAACCTATTAAACGATGGAAAACAAACGTATATATATGACGAACTGGATCAATTAATTGAAGTGCAAGATCAATCTGGTCAGAGAATACAACACTATAGTTATGATGAACAAGGGCGACGTATCCAGTCCATTGGTCAGTCCGGAACGACAAATTTCTTCTATGATGGCGATGAAGTCATCTATGAAACGGATGGAAATAACAAAACACTTCGAGAGTATACGTGGGATGATAGTGGAAGTCCGGTAGCAATGACTAAAGATGGGCATACCTATTATTACCACTTGAACGGTCATGGAGATGTCGTTAGTTTAACGGATCAAACTGGTAACGAAGTAGTCCAGTATGAATATGATGCATGGGGGAATATTGTAAATCAGAGTGGCTCGCTTGCGGATGAAAATCCATACCGTTATGCTAGTTATAGATACAATACAGAAACTGGCTTATATTATCTGATGACCAGAAATTACAATCCGCAACTAGGTTCCTTTATTTCTCTGGATTCAGAACAAGATATGGATCTGGATAATCCGTTGAATCGGAATGGATATAGTTATGGATTAAATAATCCAGTTGCATTTGTGGATGATGATGGAAATAATCCATTTATAATATTTGTTATCGTCTTTGTTGTAAAGGTAGTCGTTAAAAAAGTAGTCAAAGCTGCTGTTAAGAAGACTGCTAAAAAGGCTGCCGGAAAAGCGATAAAAAAAGCAACTCATGGTAATAGTAAAGCAAGTAAAAAAACACAGCATGGATATGAAATATCAGAGAAATCAACAGGAGATGTTGTGAAAACAGGGATTAGTGGACAAAAGTTAAATAAAAATGGGACTTCTCCACGAGCAAACAGTCAAGTCAACAAATGGAATAAAAATGCTGGTACTAATAAGTATGAAGCAAGAGTAGTTAAATCTAAAATGCGTAACAGACAACAAGCCCTCGAATGGGAAAAAAAGAATGCTCAAAAACTATGGGACAAGGGAAATTCAATGAGTAAACATCAAAGACCACGCCCATGGGAATAA
- a CDS encoding aldo/keto reductase translates to MKYKQLGNTGLLVSQLALGTMTFTSGKDNHKILGLVGQEVADKMIKKSVDIGINFFDTADNYAEGESEIILGQSFRNLGIAREEVVIASKAAGRTGMGRNDVGASRGHIMNAVEASLKRLKMDYIDLYQIHADDFLTPVEETLGALNDLVTQGKVRYIGVSNWHAWKIADALGISERKNLARFETVQGYYSLASRDVERELAPLMEAKKMGLLVWGPLAGGLLSGRYDRHNQKAEDSRRSAVDFPIVDKERAWNIIDKIKPIAEAHGTSIASVALAWLMTRPVVTSVLVGAKRLEQLEENLEAANLELTDDEIQQLDEVSILPPEYPGWMVDYQKRDRLEPLF, encoded by the coding sequence ATGAAGTATAAGCAGCTTGGAAATACAGGACTTTTAGTTTCACAACTTGCGTTAGGCACAATGACGTTCACGAGTGGAAAGGATAACCATAAAATTCTCGGTTTAGTTGGGCAGGAAGTAGCCGACAAGATGATAAAAAAGAGTGTCGATATCGGAATTAATTTCTTTGATACTGCTGATAATTATGCAGAAGGTGAAAGTGAAATTATTCTTGGACAATCCTTCCGCAATCTTGGTATTGCGCGGGAGGAAGTTGTAATTGCTAGCAAAGCCGCCGGACGAACAGGTATGGGACGTAACGATGTCGGTGCTTCAAGAGGACATATTATGAATGCAGTGGAAGCAAGTTTAAAGAGATTGAAAATGGATTATATCGATTTGTATCAGATTCACGCCGATGATTTCTTGACACCTGTAGAAGAAACTTTAGGTGCTTTAAATGATCTGGTAACACAGGGTAAGGTACGATATATTGGCGTATCGAACTGGCATGCTTGGAAAATTGCTGATGCTCTTGGTATTTCTGAACGCAAAAATCTGGCTCGCTTTGAAACGGTTCAGGGGTATTATTCTCTTGCCAGCCGCGATGTTGAACGAGAGTTGGCGCCTTTGATGGAAGCAAAGAAGATGGGACTTCTGGTGTGGGGTCCGCTTGCTGGCGGTCTGCTGTCAGGGCGTTACGATCGACACAATCAAAAGGCAGAGGATTCGCGCCGCTCTGCGGTTGATTTCCCGATTGTAGATAAAGAGCGAGCTTGGAATATCATTGATAAGATAAAACCGATCGCTGAAGCACATGGGACAAGTATAGCAAGTGTGGCGCTCGCTTGGCTGATGACAAGACCAGTTGTAACCTCTGTTCTTGTTGGCGCGAAACGATTGGAACAGTTGGAAGAAAATCTGGAAGCCGCAAATTTAGAACTGACGGATGATGAAATTCAGCAACTTGACGAAGTGAGTATACTGCCTCCTGAATACCCAGGTTGGATGGTTGACTATCAGAAAAGAGATCGCCTGGAACCGCTTTTTTGA
- a CDS encoding SDR family oxidoreductase, with product MKLTGNTIFITGGGSGIGRALAEALHNLGNKVIISGRRKERLEEVISANPGMSAVELDIQDLSSIEATAKQLIQDFPDLNVLFNNAGIMLFDEAAGVIDEEVLVSTVSTNLLGPIRMTSSLIEHLKSKEEAVIINTTSSVGFIPYAATAVYSATKAALHSYTLSQRYLFKDTTVKVLEIIPPGVQTELMGDISNNPHAMPLEAFIEETIRLLGTDAEEVLVEQAKMIRDNQGPNEGAFVTQLNDMASQAPTDH from the coding sequence ATGAAACTTACAGGAAACACGATCTTCATTACAGGTGGCGGTTCAGGAATTGGACGTGCATTGGCAGAAGCTCTACACAACCTTGGAAACAAAGTAATCATCTCGGGTAGAAGAAAAGAGCGTCTGGAGGAAGTGATTAGTGCTAATCCCGGAATGTCTGCAGTTGAACTGGACATACAGGATCTTTCCAGTATTGAGGCAACCGCTAAGCAACTTATTCAGGACTTTCCTGATTTGAATGTCTTATTTAATAACGCCGGCATCATGCTTTTCGATGAGGCTGCGGGTGTGATTGACGAAGAGGTTCTGGTTTCAACGGTCTCAACAAACTTGCTTGGACCAATTCGAATGACGTCTTCATTAATTGAACATTTGAAGTCTAAAGAAGAAGCTGTGATCATTAATACGACTTCTTCAGTCGGGTTTATTCCGTACGCAGCGACTGCGGTGTATTCGGCGACCAAAGCAGCGCTCCATTCCTATACCTTATCACAACGTTATTTGTTTAAAGATACAACAGTAAAAGTATTAGAAATCATACCACCTGGGGTTCAAACGGAACTCATGGGAGATATTAGTAACAATCCGCATGCGATGCCACTTGAAGCATTTATTGAAGAAACAATAAGATTACTCGGTACGGATGCTGAAGAGGTTCTAGTGGAACAAGCGAAAATGATTCGTGATAATCAAGGTCCGAATGAAGGAGCTTTTGTAACCCAACTTAACGATATGGCGAGCCAAGCGCCAACAGACCATTAA
- a CDS encoding RES domain-containing protein: protein MFRASIPEGSLNFLDLSIILKENESITDFESLDIAVNMLFLAGKHAYEITHEISLAAKNAGFDGIVYPSYFSNARKGLMPHQALVYGISNRRIPQFQSIEHSKVAQNIAIFGRPILEGKVKVHSINKLMLTKVSYNYLLGTVNEEE, encoded by the coding sequence ATGTTTAGAGCAAGTATTCCAGAAGGATCTTTAAACTTTTTGGACCTATCAATTATACTGAAAGAAAACGAAAGTATTACTGATTTCGAGAGTTTGGATATTGCAGTGAATATGCTTTTTCTTGCTGGGAAACATGCATATGAGATTACTCATGAAATCAGTTTAGCAGCAAAAAATGCTGGATTTGACGGCATAGTATATCCATCATATTTCAGTAATGCTCGCAAAGGGTTAATGCCACATCAAGCATTAGTGTATGGAATATCTAATAGACGAATACCTCAATTTCAATCAATAGAACACTCTAAGGTGGCACAAAATATAGCAATCTTTGGGCGACCAATACTCGAAGGAAAAGTAAAAGTTCATAGTATAAATAAATTGATGCTGACAAAGGTTAGTTACAACTACCTTCTTGGAACAGTAAATGAAGAAGAGTAG